A single region of the Branchiostoma lanceolatum isolate klBraLanc5 chromosome 1, klBraLanc5.hap2, whole genome shotgun sequence genome encodes:
- the LOC136431667 gene encoding transmembrane protein 39A-A-like gives MPGGRRGLSRQQLSRSTIPVQSISPSQTATLRARNGGGHSPTSPPLAALITIIPIKHTPFPDIPMENNIVFESILLIYLLLALFLQYVNIYKTVWWMPFAATNTALNFYLIDIHLVVFICVILARRLVWKFFTEAFVSYGYNTVTFWIVQPIKVVLLLTLLGSLTWTLLPLYSNNSILNLLFLCYPFGIYLLLYGIGNDQMYLNNEDNQATQAYANPQSTAKSNGESRHREDSRAVSRDASQLIKGHLWPDFPQHQCLLCPQSIRDEVEVMKADFNNRIKEILFNSMLCAYYVGFIPVCFVQKYLHYDVWWSCQHILFVWINTFVMLMAQYIPPSYCDTLHRCAMHLGKWQKVDGYTNTPQHTWTELTTWPCGVLIRHNRNLFKAVGPQNVAIPSDASHTRFYMLFSNPLCLLNCLALLEITVVCYQLFLLLFTVYKWDHILSVSLMLFVNYYVLFKLLRDRFILGKVYAASAEASQT, from the exons ATGCCCGGCGGTCGTAGAGGTCTGTCGCGGCAGCAGCTGAGCCGGTCCACTATACCGGTTCAAAGTATTAGCCCCTCCCAGACTGCCACGTTGCGGGCAAG GAACGGGGGTGGCCACAGCCCAACGAGCCCTCCTCTTGCAGCCCTGATCACGATTATACCCATCAAGCACACGCCGTTCCCCGACATCCCGATGGAGAACAACATCGTGTTTGAGTCCATCCTCCTGATCTACCTGCTCCTGGCACTATTCCTGCAGTATGTCAACATCTACAAGACGGTGTGGTGGATGCCATTTGCAGCAACCAACACTGCACTG AACTTCTACCTGATTGACATCCATCTTGTTGTGTTCATCTGTGTGATCCTGGCCAGGAGACTGGTGTGGAAGTTCTTCACAGAG GCCTTTGTGTCGTACGGCTACAACACCGTGACCTTCTGGATCGTACAGCCCATCAAGGTCGTGCTGCTGCTGACCCTGCTGGGGTCGCTGACCTGGACACTGCTGCCCCTGTACAGCAACAACTCCATACTCAACCTGCTGTTCCTCTGTTATCC ATTTGGAATATACCTCCTTTTATATGGAATTGGAAATGATCAGATGTACTTAAACAACGAAGACAACCAGGCGACACAAGCGTACGCGAACCCCCAGTCCACGGCAAAGTCGAACGGAGAAAGCAGACACCGAGAGGACAGCAGAGCCGTCAGTCGGGATGCCAGCCAGTTGATAAAAGGACACCTGTGGCCAGACTTCCCCCAGCACCAGTGTCTGCTATGTCCGCAGTCTATACGGGATGAG GTCGAGGTCATGAAAGCAGATTTTAACAACAGAATAAAGGAGATCCTCTTCAACTCCATGCTCTGTGCTTACTATGTCGGATTTATCCCAGTCTGTTTTGTACAA AAATACCTCCATTACGACGTGTGGTGGTCGTGTCAGCACATCCTGTTTGTGTGGATCAACACGTTCGTGATGCTGATGGCACAGTACATTCCCCCCTCCTACTGCGACACGCTGCACAGATGCGCCATGCACCTCGGCAAGTGGCAAAAAGTGGACggatacacaaacacaccccaACACAC ATGGACAGAACTAACCACGTGGCCATGTGGGGTTCTTATTAGACACAACAGAAACCTGTTTAAGGCTGTCGGACCACAAAATGTAGCCATCCCGTCAGATGCTTCACACACCAGGTTCTAC ATGCTGTTCAGTAACCCCCTATGCCTGCTGAACTGCCTGGCCCTGCTGGAGATCACCGTGGTGTGTTACCAGctgttcctcctcctcttcacagTCTACAAGTGGGACCACATCCTCTCCGTCTCACTCATGCTGTTCGTCAACTACTACGTCCTCTTCAAACTTCTCAGAGACAGGTTCATCTTAGGAAAAGTATACGCAGCATCTGCAGAAGCTAGCCAAACCTAG
- the LOC136431709 gene encoding uncharacterized protein: MPQVGINAIQFFLILMAVPAQYFVSEMWGSTTEYQRAQAMRGLLVSFKDLKQNYLSLRSWRDWVRKTISSITSSPIEDNNVYSRGESPAYEVLQRRSPEGYYAGSTIPRSPRPVHVKYRVGQTIKHKRYGYRGVIIGWDNIAKAPPNWLLANHPADKPYWKKTPNYSVLVDERDRPDGQRTYVVEENIQIVYNMKIRHPDIEEYFDKFDGAQYLMRPWLRRIYPED, translated from the exons ATGCCACAAGTGGGCATCAATGCTATCCAGTTCTTTCTGATACTGATGGCGGTCCCTGCTCAGTACTTCGTCTCGGAGATGTGGGGTTCTACCACTGAGTACCAGAGAGCTCAGGCAATGAGGGG CCTGCTGGTCTCCTTCAAGGACTTAAAACAGAACTACTTGAGCCTTCGCTCCTGGAGAGACTGGGTGAGGAAGACCATTTCTTCCATTACGTCATCACCTATTGAAGACAACAACGTGTACTCTAGAGGGGAGTCTCCTGCTTATGAAGTACTCCAGAGAAGGTCCCCTGAAGGGTACTATGCAG GTTCAACTATTCCAAGAAGCCCGCGCCCAGTCCATGTGAAGTACAGGGTAGGACAGACCATCAAACACAAGAGATACGGGTACAGGGGAGTCATCATTGGCTGGGACAACATTGCAAAG GCTCCTCCTAATTGGTTGCTAGCAAATCATCCAGCAGATAAACCA TATTGGAAGAAGACTCCAAACTACTCAGTGCTTGTTGATGAGAGGGACAGGCCTGATGGACAGAGGACGTACGTGGTGGAAGAAAACATCCAGATTGTTTACAACATGAAG ATAAGGCATCCTGATATTGAGGagtattttgacaagtttgatGGGGCTCAGTACCTGATGAGGCCGTGGCTCAGGAGAATCTATCCAGAAGACTGA